The Populus alba chromosome 6, ASM523922v2, whole genome shotgun sequence genomic interval CTAGAAACTTCATTTGATACACATCTAATGAtcatttataaaacaaacattaaaaaataaaactatttatcAGCACCTCATATGTTTTCAAAAGAACATGCAAGATCAAACTATATACCAGCAAACTCTTATGTTTTCAAAAGAATAATTGCcactcaaaaatcaaaaaatataaatgtatcACCAACGTCCTATGTTTACAAATGCCATAATTAGCTcagtatttatcttttaatctttttttaacttaGACTGATTAACTTAAAACTTCTGGTTTAGTAATGAATGCACAGTGACGACAATCACCTCAAGTTTCCAAGCTACAATGACAATTAATTTCTAAGGAATAAGACCTTAATTGATGTCTGCATCCAAAACAATACACATATTGTACAGATAATCAAACAGATAATACAGGTTAAACAATAAGCAAATTAGGTTAAATCCAGCagtcacaaattaaaaaaatgttttcagtAAAAGAGTAAGGGTGCGAATAAGAGTGAAATGGATTACAggagacaaaaaaaagaaaactattctTACTTCATCTCTATCAAACAAACGATACTCATCATCGGCAGGTCCAAGCACAAGATTGTCACCTTCATCTTCTAAACCACCCAACTCCACTTCTTCCACAGCATGTTGACCAAAAAATTCGTACCGTGAAGCATCAAAGAGTGCACCTGAAAGacaatttgaacaaaaaaattatgtgaagtTTTAACAGAAGTGCATGCTTGAGCACACACATGTCCACATAAAGCGGTAGGAAAACTGAGTTATCTGAATTCATATTTGAGGATAGAACACCAAATGGCACCCTAAACAGACGAGTAAAAGCCAAGGACTAACAAGTACAATAATATGCATCAAAAGAAGCCCCAATGCACATCCAATAAAACCCACTACTTCACAATTTAAACTCTACTTAAAAATTAGCTCAGATTGGCGGCAATTGAGCAGCAAGATAggaatttctttcttctttttttccttttttgtggtttttaaaCATTGACCCGATATGATGTGAGAGCCTGAAGGAGTTCAAGAAATTTCACAACAGAAGCTGGGTATGTTTTCAGCCACAGCATACATGAACATGATTGCATCACAGCCATTCTATCGAAACACAGGATACCAGACTATCACATTACCAGTCCAACCTAAAATCCCAAGattaaacagaaaagaaaagcaacaaaacattaaaatttaaagctcAATATTCAttgaaacaacaaaagaagagaacttttgattaaacagaaaaaaccaCAAAGTTCACAAACACTAAATTTAAGCATATTCCCAAATCTAAAGAATTTATCCCCAAGCTGGGTATGTTTTCAGCCATAGCATACATGAACATGATCACATCACAGCCATTCTATCGAAAGACAGGGTACCTGACTATCACATTACCAATCCAACCTAAAATCATGAACTATAAACTAATATTCACACAATTCAGAACCAACCTTATTCCAGTTTTGCAACTTTAATCACAAAAGATCATATCTTGCTTTGCATTACAAGATTAAACGCAAAAGAAAAGCAACAAGACATCAAAATTCAAAGCTCAATATTCAttgaaacaacaaaagaagagaacttttgattaaaaaaatcacaaacttcACAAACACAAAACCGAAAAATAAGCCCTAAACTAAATTTAAGCACATTCCCAAATCTAAAGAATTTATCccaaccaataaataaataaaaaaaagcaatcttTCTTGAATCCCAAGATTTTAGCTTCAATAAAACTCCCTTTAAAGTCCAAaagctctcttcttttttattccaCTTTATTTCTCAACATCCACAACAAAAACCCTTAAATCAATTCccaaaaagaatcaatctttcatcaaatacataaaatcatacacaagaaaaccaaaaccaaataaTTAGAGAGTGAAGGAGGTAAGAACCCGAAGAAGAATCAGTGAATTCCTTGAAATCTTTGCCATCAGATCGctccatatttacaaaaacctgcaaacaatcataaaaagaagaaagaaaatccaaGATTTCGAAAAGAGAACAACGTCGTTTCTCGTTTTCAACtggtaaagagaaaaaaaaaaaaccctaaaagaagTGAGTGATTTATGACTCACTCAtgcaaagaagaggaagagcgTTTAAGGGAATGGCATGGAGGGGTAAATAAAAAGAGAGCTAGGATTTATTTTGAGGGAAAGAAACCCCTCTTTCGCAGACAGAGAGAATGAGAAGGATTATTTTTCACCgtcgaaggaaaaaaaagaaaagaaaagaagaataaacCGCATaggtatttaatgataaaaatttaagatcaaaaaatttatttttttataattttaaatttgaattatgtgattattaatattaataattattaaatatttatttaatcattaatGTTAAGAATTGTAAACATGCAACCTAATTCGAatacttataaataaaaaaataaaaaaagaatggatTACTCTTTTTTCTGCCTTGTGGAGTATACATACATGTGCACTCCAACAGATATACGGTTAGGATTGAGAGAGATTATAATTATTAGTTGCAAGTTGGTATTGCTTTTTTACATAGTTACGAGACGCGGTTTGAGCATTGTTTAAAAACTTGGACTCATCTGGCGGATCATCCGGCTTCTGTGCCAGTTTggttaaagaaatattaaaaaaaaaaaaaaaattcatcgaCTCTGTTAAAAACTTTGGTTAACTTGAGGACCGACTATGAAAAAGATATAtgaaattatgaattattatgttatttgattaaattttgttaattattttttattcaacaacattatttattttattttattttattttatttttcatagctAACCTAACGAGTCaatgttttttctattcaaGTTAAAATTACAAGATCTATTACTTTGTCAAAGAGTTTGGATGTAAGCAGGTACATTATAGTCACTAATTACGAGATCCATGTGACACGCAATTCATAGTGGGTTGGatagttttttctttcgaacgtaaaaataataaatattcaagattttttcatgtatttttttcaccaaaaaaatcctaattataaattgaaaagttaatgcatatatttaattaaatcaatcaagaaTTATCAAAGATAAGAAATGcaactagaaaattaaaaaataaatgtgaatcaaaatatttgatatcgTAATACAAGTCATGGATTCAATTGTGattaacaattttgttttttataattaattttttatattaatgataatgaaaataaatacgTACATAAAAGTTAttgaataaagttttttaaaaaaatattattcaagattgcacaaaaaaaaattgtttactaatcctaaaaaaaaaaatgttatcatcTTATGTGAAAACCGAGTAAAAACTAAACgatatttaactaaaaaataaattggaaagtTAAGAAATAGATGTTAATCAAGATAAATGGTCTCCAAACACAAGTCATGGACCTAGTTATATCTAATAACTTTGTCTATTGTGagtcatatttttatttaataaaataataataataataaaagcaacacagtaaaataattaaataaaattaaagagcaaaaaaattaagtagAAATAAAGCctactaatataaataaaaaaattattacaaatttatttgtaaacaaaataaaaattaaatgatattttattaaaaaaatcataaaattctttttttctttttatctctcaATATCGATTTATTATTTCAAGCAATATGAATGCTTAAAAACATATCAATAGGatctattttcaaatgaaatttattaacactaaatttagtttttttatctttgaaatgtggtcaatcaataactttatttttttttttaacaataatccAACAACCTTCTCTATCATTTCACGGTGAtgatagattgaaaaataaacgtGGTAAACttttatatagaattaaaatttcaaaaattacaaggattaaaaggaagaaagagaaaaataaataaaagtactTTTCCACATGAATTTAAGATTGTCCATGTGAATTCTCCTTATTTTACACTTTCAAccttttttattggaatattttttttcttaataaatattttagaaattgatcATTAATTTGGTCTTAGAAGGTTGcacttaatatataaataaacgggagtttaagaatgaaattaaaaaaatatatataaaattatgaacTGCAATAGTGAAAATGTGTAccctttttagtatattttactGATATTTGACCTGTGCTTCGCCGATGGTtagatatattgttttaaacacaaaaatttatGTACAAggtttttcaacatgtttttgtagTGAGAAAAATTTTGATGCATACATGTAATCAtaaaaattgagaattatgcgtgtgttaataaatgaaaaaaaaatacttaaatgataaataaaaaataaaactaaaaaattaaaagacaggtataaatcaagatattttattttgcaagacAAGACTTTTACCCAGGCCATGTTtactaaatttgttttgttaaaatatcttttttatttaaccaagtaataatagaaataaacatacacattaaattgattaaataaaataaaaaaaaaaatattattcaatgcttgcacatattaaaaatattatctgaaaataaaaaaaaatatttttttaaaaataaagttcgtctatttctatttcttttttttttaaaaaaatattatacaatgttgtacatattagaaatattatctgaaaataaaaatcaaaattgtatCTTTCATGAAATTTCTAGCAAGCCATTCATAtatgacaatttttttcttatctatgttcattaattaaaaattaaaagtaattggcttttaattaaaattagattactcaaaattaaataaaaaaatttactaagaAATACACGGACATCCACAGTGTTTTATATATGCGTGGACAATATCTGTTCTACAATTAAAATCCCAAGCCTTTTAGACTTTTACTTAATAATTTGTCAACGTGATGGGGACCCTTTCATGTCTATTTTGACACTGTAGGTGCTATGCAGCGTGCGGAAAAAGTCTGGATTGCTTGCATTTTATTTCTCTACAGAAATAAAGCACCgactaaattaaattacttttttatttgatagtacAAAATATAATCGGATTAATTCATGTATTAATCAAGATTAAGTTattcttttgatgattttaatccTTTATATTGgcttaatatatttaaaataatttaataattttttttatattaactttaagaTTGTGTTCAAAAATACGgttgaaatcatattttttttttaaattttaaaaaattatgttttttaattgttttaatatgtttatataaaaaaataattaaataattaaaacaatattatcttcaaacatttattaacaaaaaaatactttaaaaaataatttttataccaTTCTAAAATATGAATACACACcacacctttttttctttttgaaaaacaaatagggTTATGTTATTATACAAAACACTACATGGACCAAGACACATGAAACTTTGGATTGCAACAAtgccattttttttccctaattttTTTCCACCTTATAGGATTAGATCTAAGGCCAATCTAGGTAAATTTGTTGAGCAGGGGAAAGATCGGAAAACAgaggatcaagaaaaaaaataaagagaaagggTGGTGACTTCTAAATTGACGAGAAAAGTTCACTTTTCATCCTTTTACTTttcagaatataaatatttagtcCCTACAAGTttcacaattttaattttagttcaaaactttatttttttttttttttagatctctggtttgagagagagaaaaagaatcatTGAATTTTAGCAATAAAGAACGAGAAAGTTTCAGGtttacattaattttaacaatgaaaacaataaatttagatGTCAATAGGTTTTATTTGATATGTAAAAACTATAGTTATGTGTTTTCCTCCTTTGAAattgttgggaaaaaaaaaggagaggattttatttttttgcatttgtgTTTTGAGGTGAATTCAAGGGGGTTTAAAGAGTTGTTTTAGtggtttgtttatattatagaaTTGTGTTTTAAGATGTTTTGGTCTGAAAATTGTAATTTTGTGtagaaaaatcttttattttccaATTGTTGAAAATTGGGAAGGTAAAAGACATTTTACTTACcttgaaattttttcaaaaaaaaaattggggtgAATGAAATGTCATTCTttccatttctaaataaaaaataaaaagtccaaGCATATGAGTCATTTTTCAAATAGATCAAGCTTTTCAAGCCCaacaatgcctttttttttttttttttttctaatttcatttgttttaattgataatgtgttttatatatgtatttttttttaacttttttatttatagttaaattaacctctctctctctctctctctctctctctctctctctctctctctctctctctctctctctctctcatttcttagattatttattttgtttgtttttaaatggtggttattttctaataattttatatgtatttaatatttcaaGGGGATTATTCAAACTTAtctataaatgtttttcttgatatgcttataaaaataaaaattatttctttttggtaagaaaaagtgaacatttaagactaaaaaaaatgtatatattgAAAGGGAAAAGTTGCGGTTAAATATaacaattatcaattttttatttttataggaatgattatctttttattttagattttaattgatattagcAATTATTTCTTAGTTTATCGgttcatatattttataaattatttcatttggTGTAAACAGCatctttgtgtttttcaattaaaaaattataatacaatAAAAGACAGTTTGATTATTCtacttcattaaaaattaacttcaagtcctacattaataaattttctcttattcattaacatatataaattttgttttattttattaattttaaaaaacaatataataatgccaaaacatttaatttttatatgttaaaaaaatgtatCTGATCAACGGCAAATCACGGGTCAGCTGACTATTTCATAACTAGAAGTGTTAGGCTAAATGACCATTATTGTTTTGCTTTGGATTACACGGGTCAGCTGGCTGattggtgtttaatttttaaacacccTCTGGTATAACTACAAAAATTGTCTAGTTTTCCCTCTTAATTCAAAGCATATAAAATATCCACAAAGACCACTTGACTTGGTCCAAGTAATCTCTTCTCACATCTATGGCAGTTTCATCCTCCCTTCCTCGACTGCTTTCAGAATCTTTAACCTTTTTCCCTTCACATCCTCATCACCTTTCCATTCTTTATTCATTTCCATTTAGAAAACTCAACGTCCTTCATTTTAAAACCTCATACTTGACTTTAAATGTTCCTATAATATTTCTGCTACTTGTCTTCAGAATCACTCTGTCAATCCTTGACACTTTGTATGGTGTCTTTGGTGTTCTCTTAATATCATTGAAGAGGTTGTCTAATTCTTTGGCTAGTTCCATGTTCTCTTAAAATCACTGAAGAGGTCGTCTAATTCTTTGGTTAGTTCTATACTCTTTTAAAGCCAATTTCTATGTTCTGATTctattttcctttccctttcagCCTATTGGCCatatctcttttttctttaatcggAACTGCAAAGTCTTGTTGGTTTTCTGGTTGGATTTTAGGTGGGTTCCTGTAGaagtgattgattttttaatttctgaatGAAAAATCTGATTTTGATTCTGTTTAGCAGACTAATATTGGAATTAACGTTTTAGCTGAAATTTGTtggtgggattttttttattcttcgtTAAATATTTAGCTTTCTTAGGATATAACGAATTGGAAATCTTGTGTTTGTTCTATTTTTGATGTCTATTCTTAGGTTGTCTTGTTTTTGTGTCCTTTTAAAGTCAATTTCTTTCTATGTTCTCCTTTAAATCCTTGCATCGTTCAAGATTCCTATCTTAGGACAGATACTAGGCCTGAACTCTAAAATGCCTGTGTTAAATGGGATATCCAAAGAAGGGAACACATCTTTTGGTTGactttttattgatttcttcTGTTAAGGAGGAGGGGAGGATTGTATGATGATCATAATCTTAGATATATAGACCCTGAAATATATGTTCAGTTCATGAAAGCTTTGAGTTGAATTGGGTACTTTTTCAGCTGAAGTGCGATTCTGGAGGTGTGATTCTGCCGGATTATCATCAATCATTGAAATTTTGAAGGTAGCTTCTTTTTCATATTGATGATTGCGGTGTTGACTGATTTTTCATTTGTATGTTCATCATCGTGATcaaaagttttcttttctttctgtaTTTTTGTTAGCATCTTTCATTTTAGTGGTCGAGGCACAGGATTTAtgcttttaaagataaaaaaaaatgtagatgtTAGTTTTCAAACAAGAATTCTGGAGATATTGGACTATTGTTGCGTATCAGGAAAAAAATGGTCCAAGAGATTATACAGCACAagagaattttcttcttcacctCCTTCATATGATTGACTAATCAGATTGCATGTTTTTCTGAGACTCTGGGAGGATGGATTTAGTTGCCATAAGACTTACCACTATCCCACATGTTTTTTCTTACGCTTTAAAATCAGAAGATTGAGAGTTACTAAACTTGATTAGTAAAGCCGGTGAGCTTTTCGATTTCTGATGGTGCACAAGGGCTCCGGTAATGGCCTTTTCCACAACCCATCATCCCTGGCTCTGACTTCATGTTCTTAAATCTCACTGATCAGTAGAGTTTGATGGCACCTTTAGGATGAGTTAACTGGGATAATTCTTTGATCATATCTAATATTGGAactttgattgtttgtttctgCTTAATATATTTGTGGATTTTATGTTTGGGCCATTAGGTATGGATTTCCTGGATTCAAGAAGAAAGAGCAATTCTGCTGGAAAAGTTATTGCAGTTGCATTCTTCATTGCAGTATGCATTGTCATGCTCAAGCAAGTGTACTCACCTAGTTATACCAGCCCCGACATGGTATGTTACTATCTTGACTATAAAGCTTTGTCCTTACAATCTATGCCTGTTATTCATGTGCATTTTGCCATCTGTAGCAAATCTCAAACTTTGTTATCTACGAGGTTAAAGTTTATTACCACCCACGACAAAGAAAAAGGGCACCTGTGTTGGTGAATCCTTCATCAGAGTCTTTAAGAACTCGTTTTCCTGTTGTGTGATACATTGTCTTTCCTTGTCATATCCAGTTCTCCCAACATGAGCTAGGCGTAACGCATGTGTTGGTGACTGGAGGTGCTGGTTATATAGGTTCGCACGCTGCACTTCGACTCTTGAAGGATTCATACCGAGTAACTATAGTGGTATGCTTTATTCAGGAAACTTGAAACACTTTCTGTCTAACCATACGAGTTCTGATATTGAAGTTAACTATGTGATTTTACTGCATGGATTTATAACCTCTATGCCTCCTCTGACAGGACAATCTTTCTCGAGGGAATCTCGGTGCGGTTAAAGTTCTTCAAGAGCTATTTCCAGAGCCTGGGAGATTGCAGTTCATATATGCTGACCTAGGAGATGCAAAAGCTGTAAACAAAATCTTTGCTGAAAATGCATTTGATGCTGTGATGCATTTTGCTGCTGTTGCATATGTTGGTGAAAGTACAATAGAGCCCCTTAGGTATACCTAGAATGTTTTCCTCTGGCtaacatcttaaaattctttttcCATAGAAGTACATTAAAATCCACCATGCTGTGCAGATATTATCACAATATCACATCAAATACCTTGGTTGTCTTGGAAGCAATGGCTGCACATAATGTGAAGACATTAATCTATTCGAGCACTTGTGCAACGTACGGAGAACCTATTAAGATGCCGATTAGAGAAGAAACTCCCCAGGTAAGTTTCtgttttattctttgttttagatTGAAGATTTTGTTGGGGATTTTGACTGGTGATGTTCTGATCATTGTTCATTGGAGGCTAAGCACACTGAcataatatttaacgtggttcggcaaattgcctatATCAATAGGAGAAGAAccaatattattagagatagagaaagggttacaacacacatggagaaggaggatcacttcactcAAACTCAACTTCCATTACTCTCACACACTGCTGCACATGGCAActacttctctttctctcttcttctcttctcttcacttcactctctctctcacctTGTGCTGCTCTCTTGgtgtctatttataggcaagaatgGTGCCACCAGCTCCAGCTCATGTTCAATAATGGTGGTCACCTAACCTTTGCCTACTTTGTGACTTTTGGTTGCTGCACCAACAACCCTCTTTAACAATGGCAGCCATCTTTTTCTAGAAGATAGGCTGCAGATGGTGCCACATAAGTGGCAACATCCCAACAGATTTTTCCACTCCAATATGCAAATGCTGGAGCTCAATCCCCATATGAAATGCCAGAAACCTCTTCTTCTCAGCTTTCTTGTTCATAATGCCTTCTTTAACTTAACAATAACAATGTAAATATAGAATAGCTGCTTGAGGTGTAGACCGATAGAGAGTCTGGCATGTCTGTTCTACTTACAGAGGATTTTCAGAATTcttttgttgaaagattattCTGAATCAAGGCCAAAACGACTCCAtaactcatttttcttcatttacacTGGTGTATGATTTCAGCTTCCAATCAACCCCTATGGAAAAGCCAAGAAAATGGCAGAAGATATCATAATTGACTTCTCCAACACCACTGACATGGCTGTCATGATCCTAAGGTGAGTGGTGCTCTGATTTCAATTGTTTCTCTTTGCTTAATCTTCAATGTCCTTTCAAGGACCCTGACAATATTAATCAGACATTTAAGTAGAATTTCTCGAAGTCAATTATGATCCATGCTGTCTGATAATTAATTTAGTGATTTTgcatgaattttctttatctagTTTCATAGAAATATTTCTTCCATTTTTGTCCAGCAGCCAGCATTCTGACCGAAATAATGCCTGCCTATGTTTACAGATACTTCAATGTTATTGGGTCTGACCCAGAAGGAAGATTAGGGGAAGCTCCACGACCTGAGCTTCGTGAGCATGGCCGAATCTCTGGTGCTTGTTTTGATGCAGCTCGAGGGATAATACCTGGACTCAAGGTAACTtcagaaagaaaatgaaaattcagTGCTGCCCAtgacattaattataatattgtcaTACACACATCAAGGAAGTGAAGCTCTTCTGCTCCTGTCAATGGCTGCTTTAGGTTAAAGGGACAGACTATAAAACAGCTGATGGCACATGTGTACGGGACTATATCGATGTCACTGACCTGGTTGATGCCCACGTGAAAGCTCTTGCCCACGCAAAACCTCGGAAAGTTGGCATTTACAATGTTGGAACTGGAAAAGGTTTTTTCtatatccttttgttttttctgttttgagtGTCAGTTTCTCTTGCATTTCTTGACCCTGAAGATTGCTTGATTCCTTTCAATCACAGGCAGATCAGTGAAGGAGTTTGTTGATGCGTGTAAGAAGGCAACAGGCGTGGACATAAAGGTTGAATACCTTGATCGCCGGCCAGGAGACTATGCTGAGGTCTTCAGTGATCCttccaaaataaaacaagagcTAAGCTGGACAGCTCAATATACTGACCTTCAGAAGAGTTTACAGGTTGCTTGGAAATGGCAGAAGTCACATTTGAATGGTTATGGACACGGCTGATTCTGCTAGAAACCTTTGCTAGAGTCGCCTGACTGAGTTCAAGCATGCATTTCTTTTCTGCCAGGAAGATAGCCCACCGGATTTTGATGGTCCGAGAAGCTGTAGGAAACTTCAATAATGTGAAGAGCCCGACATAGTTGACAATATCCATATATAGATGTATACGTACGATCTCTTGTCAGTATAAAATGCCATTAATATAGCTGGAATAAAATTACATGTATCATTGTACTCCTGCAAACTTTGGAATAGAATCTCAACAGTTCTGAAAATTCAGGATCTTGATGCTTGCTGCAATGTAAATTAGGATGCATACAAATTTTCATCTATTTTGTACCTCTGCTTATTAGTATGCTAAAACTTGTAAATGTTGccctataattttcaaaaaaatattcttaaatgtAACGAGATATCGCTTTTCAAAATCCATATGTTCATTCTCAATTGCTTTTTAATACAGGTCTAACCTACTTTATTCAAGAAGAATTAAGAGAAGTAGAGAACAAATAAATGTAAAAGGAGAAACGAAACTACGCATAttgccttcatttttttttttctagacccGCCATTGCAAATTGTCGATCATGAATGTAATATAAGTTTTTCTTTGCTGCTTtcccaaacatttttttttcttcttaacaaGTGTTGAATGTGTACCAGTAAAAAAAtctatgaaaatattaaaaattaatatcaagaagatcaaaaaataaattattatataaaaataaattagaatgaAATCATTTATATATAACGTTAATATACAAGTTGCTTGCGTATAATTTGATTACATGATGTTTCAAGGAACCAAATTTCTGCGAGGCATTTTATCGAACAGGTTGCTTGCATCATTGACCCTTCCATTTTTCAGCTCTTTCATCGAGTGAAAGCTTTGATTGCATCTTCGATTTGACCCGATCTACCTAACTGGGGTATTCTTATATTTTGGTCGAACACATGTCGGCTTCCCTTTTCAACCAACCAACTGAtacaacatttatttttacattataaaaatatttttaaaaacatttaaatttttttactttttttaattttgaattaatattataatgcacttaatattaaaagtaaattttaaaaaataaaaatatattattttaatataattttaaaaaaataaccacagtTATATTTTTCAGATGCTTCAAATGCATCCCTTACTTAAAGTTTTTTAGCTAAAATTTTTATCATTGcaatttcaaaaaacacttttaaaaaatttaaatctttttaattttttttatattttaaattaatattttttttatatttttaaaatcattttaatatattgatattaaaaaataattttaaaaaaataaaaattattattttcatattttttcaagtaaaaattactttaaaaacaaccacaatcatACTTTCAACTTTCAATAAATCCAAGAAACAGAATCAAAATCATACGTGGAAACAGAAACTATATTTCataatgaaaatggaaaatACTCTTCCTCAAAAGAAAGGTACATAGCTATCGTAAACACGTAAAGATGATCGATCAAAAATCTCTCCGAGGCAAACCAGCATCCCGGAAAATGCCTCTCGATCTGAGTGGGTATAATCATGAGTTCTACAGGTAACACAAAGGGGAACGTCTTTATATATGAGGGATGATGAACAGGCAGCAGCCTCCTGGGAAAATAGGCGCCCGTCAATTAAATTGCGTCTCCCCCCATCTTTTCGTATACGGCCTCCATACTTTAAACTCAGAAGGCCAACACTGTTCCTACAGGTCATTCCAGTTTAATCATAACTCGTCACGAGCTTCGGGTTCTGGGTTGACGTCTTC includes:
- the LOC118052917 gene encoding UDP-arabinose 4-epimerase 1, with protein sequence MDFLDSRRKSNSAGKVIAVAFFIAVCIVMLKQVYSPSYTSPDMFSQHELGVTHVLVTGGAGYIGSHAALRLLKDSYRVTIVDNLSRGNLGAVKVLQELFPEPGRLQFIYADLGDAKAVNKIFAENAFDAVMHFAAVAYVGESTIEPLRYYHNITSNTLVVLEAMAAHNVKTLIYSSTCATYGEPIKMPIREETPQLPINPYGKAKKMAEDIIIDFSNTTDMAVMILRYFNVIGSDPEGRLGEAPRPELREHGRISGACFDAARGIIPGLKVKGTDYKTADGTCVRDYIDVTDLVDAHVKALAHAKPRKVGIYNVGTGKGRSVKEFVDACKKATGVDIKVEYLDRRPGDYAEVFSDPSKIKQELSWTAQYTDLQKSLQVAWKWQKSHLNGYGHG